The DNA segment CGGATATCATCTTGATTATCCCTTTGTCGTGACGACTTACAATAGCACGTAGAACAAAGGAAACCGGAATTTCACGAACATCATAGGCAATTTGGGCCGCCTCAGCCTGCATAGGAGTCATGCCGACAGCAGCCATCTCGGGCGACGTGAAAATGACGCGGGGCAAGGCGGTGTAGTCTAGGGACCGAGGCTCGTTGCCCAGAGCATTGCTCGCGGCCACGGTCCCCTGCGCACTAGCGACATACACTAATTGAGCCATACCAGTGACATCGCCCGCTGCCCAGATGCGAGGATTTGAGGTTCGCAGATGTTCGTCCACAATTATTTCGCCTCGATCGCCCCTGGACACATTGACAGCATCCAAGTTGAGTCCTTCAGTTGCCGGACGGCGCCCCGTCGCTATGAGAATCTTATGGGCGAAAATTTGCTGAGTACGTCCTTCGGCGACGACAGTTGCAAGCACCCCGCTCTCGTGTGGTACGACGTTTGTCAGATTGGCGCCAGTATGGAACATGATGCCCTCCGCTGACAGCGCCTGCTCCAGTGCCGCAGAAATCGCGGGATCCTCGAACGGTGCAATTCGAGGAGCTATCTCGACCACTTCAACCTTGCTGCCCAGTCGAGCGAACAATTGACCTTGCTCCAGACCGATCGCATTGCCGCCGACGACCAGCATGGACTCAGGCACCTGCTCAAGGGACATGGCCGAGCCGGAAGTGAGAAAGTCCACCTCACTGAGGCCAGGAATGGAAGGAATGAATGGCGCTGCCCCACTGGCGATCAGTACCTGCTTGGCGTACACCAGGTTTGTGTTTCCGTCTGAGTCCGCGACGACGAGCGCTACGATATCTGGCTCATCTGACGCTACAAAGGTCGCCTTGCCGCGAAATACCGCAATACCTGCATCCTTGGGTGCTTGTACATGGAAAGACTGCCGGAAGTGCCCGATCATTTGATCTTTATCTCTGACAAGCAAAGACAAGTCGACAGGCCCGGCCGAGGTCGCTATACCTGGGAACTTCCCATGCGCAGCAGACATGCGAGCAGAAGCCGCCGCAAGCAACGTCTTTGAAGGAACGCATCCTACATTGAGACAGGTCCCTCCTGCCAACCCCTGTTCGATCATGGCGACTGTTTTGTCGAGCCTACGTGCTTCGTTCGCTGCGGCTCTAGCCGCCGAACCGGAACCTATCGTGACTAGATCATAGATGACGGAGGGCTGTTGTGCGGAAG comes from the Cupriavidus basilensis genome and includes:
- the merA gene encoding mercury(II) reductase, producing the protein MNTTTAASAQQPSVIYDLVTIGSGSAARAAANEARRLDKTVAMIEQGLAGGTCLNVGCVPSKTLLAAASARMSAAHGKFPGIATSAGPVDLSLLVRDKDQMIGHFRQSFHVQAPKDAGIAVFRGKATFVASDEPDIVALVVADSDGNTNLVYAKQVLIASGAAPFIPSIPGLSEVDFLTSGSAMSLEQVPESMLVVGGNAIGLEQGQLFARLGSKVEVVEIAPRIAPFEDPAISAALEQALSAEGIMFHTGANLTNVVPHESGVLATVVAEGRTQQIFAHKILIATGRRPATEGLNLDAVNVSRGDRGEIIVDEHLRTSNPRIWAAGDVTGMAQLVYVASAQGTVAASNALGNEPRSLDYTALPRVIFTSPEMAAVGMTPMQAEAAQIAYDVREIPVSFVLRAIVSRHDKGIIKMISERETGRILGIHMVGESAGEVIAAATYIISAGLTVDQLAKQWSPYFTMAESLKNVASSAPTLEDSANG